In the genome of Brachionichthys hirsutus isolate HB-005 chromosome 23, CSIRO-AGI_Bhir_v1, whole genome shotgun sequence, one region contains:
- the LOC137911327 gene encoding thioredoxin-like, translating into MGIIKVGNMEDFDAEMGKAGGKLVVVDFTAAWCGPCKMIAPIFEAQSKLPENANVIFLKVDVDEATDVSSHCDVSSMPTFQFYKNGHKIEEFSGANKEKLLDFIKQLK; encoded by the exons ATGGGGATCATCAAAGTGGGAAATATG GAAGATTTCGATGCGGAGATGGGAAAAGCCGGAGGCAAGCTGGTCGTGGTGGACTTCACGGCCGCGTGGTGCGGTCCTTGCAAAATGATAGCCCCCATATTTGAA GCGCAGTCAAAATTGCCTGAAAATGCCAACGTGATTTTCCTAAAGGTGGATGTGGATGAGGCTacg GACGTGAGCTCACACTGCGATGTTTCGTCTATGCCCACGTTCCAGTTCTACAAGAACGGACACAAG ATTGAGGAGTTTTCCGGTGCGAACAAGGAGAAGTTGTTGGATTTTATAAAACAACTGAAGTAA
- the haus3 gene encoding HAUS augmin-like complex subunit 3, giving the protein MLDGGQFVEALGRLGYPGAPSLKASEFDWLFDCAPENLHFLRFVCRTLNQSNVLATEEARAFQELRKSGKPLLDEAALAEVLKTIGSSEGPPSSSSAFAAEGDATTEDLEAEFEALRKEKELKQRRFDRLQAAANSRADVDLKLSAVRESAACELKETTAVIVAENANTNGLLQNLTDTVSKLASRLQVQPGATQKGKGPPESPTFLVSQSPLGPYLHQEAANAKTLAAFTRKHFFQGIADIVESSRSGRVRVLDLGSCEDDEQEADERGVGGGEERAVDCRRTEMARLQWAHIVARHQLTEAEAEEEGVKAGLEWLSEKAAHTKSISTSSSLRVREVVSRNESKVVEAELEALRRGPVPAALRESAMLLNVPVVKGDLALQLARQDYYTSRQNQVRDYLLRQKASFDLLRLVLETEMRRWKTCRKQLEEVNGRLVEEGEAATLRVEALAHPELAVTPRTNSSIIGSRDAAFSRLLQILDHDLDRGRSEPFRTYEALDRAARNLAGNLKAARDAVAAAALEQCRTARRLSGDCEALHRAMHTEFQQLVLGPQVCPMAITDQELLCPNAQELTSKLKAAEGQLQSLQQVMQEIMGDVKAKRSQLERGALLRRERELYIYFHLDARLLQKVVEDLESKMAAKRGQLYDLP; this is encoded by the exons ATGTTAGATGGCGGCCAATTTGTGGAGGCCTTGGGCCGTCTCGGTTATCCCGGCGCGCCGTCGTTGAAAGCCTCCGAGTTCGACTGGCTGTTCGACTGCGCCCCGGAGAACCTTCACTTCCTGCGCTTCGTCTGTCGGACCCTCAACCAGAGCAACGTGCTCGCCACGGAGGAGGCGCGCGCTTTTCAGGAGCTCCGGAAATCTGGAAAGCCGCTTCTGGACGAAGCCGCCTTGGCGGAGGTTCTGAAAACCATCGGATCTTCAGAAGGGCCCCCTTCTTCGTCCTCTGCGTTTGCAGCGGAGGGCGACGCAACCACAGAGGACTTGGAGGCGGAGTTCGAGGCTCTCCGTAAGGAAAAAGAGCTGAAACAACGAAGATTTGACAGGTTGCAGGCTGCGGCCAACTCCCGTGCGGATGTTGACCTAAAACTTTCTGCGGTGCGGGAGAGCGCTGCGTGTGAGCTAAAGGAAACCACTGCTGTCATCGTAGCTGAGAATGCTAACACCAACGGTCTGTTACAAAACCTAACGGATACGGTGAGCAAGCTAGCCTCACGTCTCCAAGTTCAGCCAGGAGCCACGCAGAAAGGAAAAGGGCCCCCCGAATCTCCAACCTTCCTCGTGTCTCAGTCGCCTTTGGGTCCCTACCTTCACCAGGAGGCGGCTAACGCTAAAACATTAGCCGCCTTCACCCGAAAGCATTTTTTCCAGGGCATCGCCGATATCGTTGAGAGTTCTCGCTCCGGGCGCGTCCGGGTCCTCGACCTCGGTTCGTGTGAAGACGACGAACAGGAAGCGGATGAACGCGGAGTCGGAGGCGGGGAGGAGCGGGCGGTGGACTGCAGGAGAACGGAGATGGCCAGACTTCAGTGGGCTCATATTGTGGCCCGGCACCAACTGACGGAGGCCGAAGCCGAGGAGGAGGGCGTCAAGGCTGGACTCGAGTGGCTGTCGGAGAAGGCCGCTCATACCAAG aGCATTTCCACATCCTCCTCGCTGCGTGTCCGTGAGGTCGTGTCGAGGAACGAGTCAAAGGTCGTTGAAGCTGAGCTGGAGGCTCTGCGCCGCGGACCGGTGCCTGCTGCTTTACGGGAGTCGGCCATGTTGCTAAATGTCCCCGTCGTGAAGGGAGACCTGGCTCTCCAACTGGCCAGACAGGACTACTACACCtccaggcagaatcag GTGCGAGATTACCTGCTCCGCCAGAAGGCTTCCTTTGACCTGCTGCGCTTAGTTCTGGAAACGGAGATGAGGCGGTGGAAGACGTGCCGCAAACAGCTGGAGGAAGTAAACGGCCGACTCGTTGAGGAAGGCGAGGCGGCGACCCTCAGAGTTGAGGCTTTGGCGCATCCTGAGCTGGCCGTCACTCCCAGAACCAACAGCAGCATCATCGGCAGCAGAGACGCAGCCTTCAGCAG ACTGCTTCAGATCCTCGACCACGATTTAGACCGCGGCCGATCGGAACCTTTCCGGACGTATGAAGCGCTGGACCGGGCTGCTCGCAATCTCGCAGGAAACCTCAAGGCGGCCCGAGACGCTGTAGCCGCCGCTGCCCTTGAGCAGTGCCGCACAGCCAGGCGCCTCTCTGGGGACTGCGAGGCGCTCCACAGGGCGATGCACACAGAGTTCCAGCAGCTGGTCTTAGGGCCGCAGGTATGTCCAATGGCCATCACTGACCAGGAGCTGCTCTGTCCCAATGCACAG GAGTTGACGTCAAAGTTGAAGGCGGCCGAAGGTCAGCTGCAGAGTTTGCAGCAGGTCATGCAAGAAATAATGGGGGATGTTAAAGCCAAGCGTTCTCAGCTGGAGCGCGGCGCCCTCCTCCGGCGGGAGAGGGAATTGTACATCTACTTCCACTTGGACGCACGGTTGTTGCAGAAGGTGGTCGAAGATCTGGAGAGTAAAATGGCTGCAAAGAGAGGGCAGCTCTACGACCTGCCGTGA
- the LOC137911301 gene encoding thioredoxin-like produces MVREVKNLGEFKALLKDAGDKLVVVDFTASWCGPCKVIGPIFEAQSKLPENANVIFLKVDVDEADDVSTEYKISCMPTFQFYKNGEKIKEFSGANKENLLDFIKELK; encoded by the exons ATGGTCAGGGAAGTGAAGAACCTG GGAGAGTTCAAGGCGCTGCTGAAAGACGCCGGAGACAAGCTGGTCGTGGTGGACTTCACGGCCTCGTGGTGCGGTCCTTGCAAAGTCATCGGCCCCATATTTGAA GCGCAGTCAAAATTGCCTGAAAATGCCAACGTGATTTTCCTAAAGGTGGATGTGGATGAGGCTGac GACGTGAGTACCGAATACAAAATCTCGTGTATGCCCACGTTCCAGTTCTACAAGAACGGAGAGAAG ATTAAGGAGTTTTCCGGTGCGAACAAGGAGAACTTGTTGGATTTTATAAAAGAACTGAAGTAA
- the LOC137911393 gene encoding prostaglandin reductase 1-like — MVKSKTWILIKHFDGLPKDSDFKLKVEELPEPKDGEVLLEAAFLSVDPYMRPFSRVRMNEGDVMIGTQVAKVIQSKNPAFPVGSHVVARCGWRTHSVSDGTDLTLVMSDWPQDVSLSLALGAVGMPGMTALYGIEEVLGLQKGETLLVNAAAGAVGSVVGQIAKIKGCKVVGSAGSDAKVAFLKELGFDETFNYKTIGSLDEALKQASPDGYDCFFDNVGGHFSATALQHMKTFGRIAICGGISLYNDTTPQMGPYPQIPMIFKQLKMEGFIQSRWEHKHPESSKRLMGWLKEGKLMSREHLTKGFENMPAAFIGILQGENIGKAIVMV, encoded by the exons ATGGTCAAATCAAAGACATGGATCCTGATCAAACACTTTGACGGGTTACCGAAGGACAGCGACTTCAAACTCAAGGTGGAGGAGCTCCCTGAACCCAAAGATGGAG aggtACTTTTGGAAGCTGCGTTTCTCAGTGTCGACCCATACATGAG GCCGTTCAGCAGGGTTCGCATGAATGAAGGTGATGTGATGATTGGAACCCAGGTCGCTAa aGTGATCCAAAGCAAAAACCCGGCTTTTCCTGTGGGAAGCCACGTAGTTGCTCGTTGCGGCTGGAGAACCCACTCAGTCAGTGATGGGACGGATCTCACTCTGGTAATGAGTGACTGGCCGCAAGATGTCTCTTTGTCGCTGGCTCTGGGGGCCGTTGGCATGCCAGG CATGACCGCTTTGTACGGAATAGAAGAAGTCTTGGGGCTGCAGAAGGGCGAGACCCTGCTGGTGAACGCTGCCGCGGGGGCGGTGGGCTCCGTGGTGGGCCAGATCGCAAAGATCAAGGGATGCAAGGTGGTGGGTTCAGCGGGGTCTGATGCCAAAGTGGCTTTCCTCAAAGAACTGGGCTTCGATGAAACCTTCAACTACAAAACGATCGGCTCCCTCGACGAGGCGCTGAAGCAGGCCTCTCCAGATGGATATGACTGCTTCTTTGACAAT GTGGGAGGCCATTTTTCAGCTACGGCTTTGCAACACATGAAAACCTTTGGAAGAATAGCCATATGTGGAGGCATTTCCTTGTACAATGACACCACTCCTCAAATGG GCCCATACCCACAAATTCCCATGATCTTCAAGCAACTGAAGATGGAGGGTTTCATCCAGAGCAGGTGGGAGCACAAGCACCCCGAGTCCTCCAAGAGGCTGATGGGGTGGCTGAAAGAG GGCAAACTGATGAGTCGGGAGCACTTGACGAAAGGTTTTGAAAACATGCCGGCTGCCTTTATAGGGATTCTGCAGGGAGAAAACATTGGCAAGGCTATTGTCAtggtctaa